atataaaaaataaaatttctgatgatataaaaattttaaagaaatataaagtAATGAATCAAGATGTTTTAgattattatgaaaatctagataaaaaattaaaagataatacATATCCCAATGAAATGCATACTACTTCTTTAGTTCAAACAACTGAATATAGTACATATGAAGATAAAACAATAAGTGAACTTGAGCAAGAAttcaataataataatgaaaaacttgataatatattacaagATATCAATGCAAtgaatttaaatataaatattctcCAAACATTAAATATTGGTATAAATAGATgtaatacaaataatgaaaatgtaGAACACTTACTTAACAAGAAAAttgaattaaaaaatatattaaatgatcaaatgagtattataaaaaatgatgatataattcaagataatgaaaaagaaaactttttaaatgttttaaaaaaagaagaggaaaaattagaaaaagaATTAGATGATAtcaaattaaataatttgaaAATGGACATCCATAAATTGTTGAATTCGTATTACGATtcaaagaaaaatatagaaagcaatgataaaataaatttagATTCTTTCgaaaaggaaaaagatAGTTGGGTTCATTTTAAAAGTGATATAGATAGTTTATATGTGGAATATAACATATGTAATCAAAAGACTCATAATACTATcaaacaacaaaaaaatgatatcATAGAACTTATTTATAAACgtataaaagatataaatcaagaaataatcaaaaaggtagataattattattctcTGTCAGATAAAGCTTTAACCAAACTTAAAtctattaattttaatatagataaggaaaaatataaaaatccCAAAAGtcaagaaaatattaaattattagaAAATAGAGTTATGATACTTGAAAAAAAGATTAATGAAGATAAAGATGCTTTAATACAAATTAAGAATTTATCACATGATCATTTTGTAAAAGCTGATAATGAGATAAAGAAGGAAAAGGAGAAGGTGGACGACGAACAAACACACTATAgtgaaaaaagaaaagtaatgggaga
This genomic window from Plasmodium reichenowi strain SY57 chromosome Unknown, whole genome shotgun sequence contains:
- a CDS encoding reticulocyte binding protein 2b, whose translation is IKNKISDDIKILKKYKVMNQDVLDYYENLDKKLKDNTYPNEMHTTSLVQTTEYSTYEDKTISELEQEFNNNNEKLDNILQDINAMNLNINILQTLNIGINRCNTNNENVEHLLNKKIELKNILNDQMSIIKNDDIIQDNEKENFLNVLKKEEEKLEKELDDIKLNNLKMDIHKLLNSYYDSKKNIESNDKINLDSFEKEKDSWVHFKSDIDSLYVEYNICNQKTHNTIKQQKNDIIELIYKRIKDINQEIIKKVDNYYSLSDKALTKLKSINFNIDKEKYKNPKSQENIKLLENRVMILEKKINEDKDALIQIKNLSHDHFVKADNEIKKEKEKVDDEQTHYSEKRKVMGDIYKDIKKKLDELNNKKLIDITLNEANKIESEYERILIDDICEQITNKANKSDTIKEQIESYKKHIDYVDVDVSKTSNDHHLDVDNINNSFFNVDTLNYKAYFDKLNDLYENIRKLTNESNGLKSDAHNNNTQVAKLKEINLQVFSNLGNIIKDVEKLENTLNELKDMYSVLETIDINQILKNIHNSMKESEEYSNKTKKIFEQSVNITNQFIKDVEILKTSINPNYESLNDDQIDDNIKSLLLKKEEISEKRK